A window of Chloracidobacterium sp. N contains these coding sequences:
- a CDS encoding 4-hydroxy-3-methylbut-2-enyl diphosphate reductase has protein sequence MASQVALTLPESVHTRSRLFVQSSTRQTVAHHFGSAIVEAVRQQDYTCRAGRLTLHLAREFGFCYGVDDALELAYEARRRFHDRKIYLAGEIIHNPMVNGQLAAVGIHPLDGLAHLTPQDVVIIPAFGLPTPELSRLRQTGCTLIDTTCGSVVHVWKRVERYARDGFTTVIHGKYDHEETAATRSQVLAVPGGRYVVVRDLSEAERLADVISGLQPVDMLHDFFARFASPGFDPRRDLEKIGLANQTTMLASESLAIAERLRAAMAVRYGEDEVPFRFRSFDTICSATQVRQDAVAQLLAHGPDLMLVVGGYNSSNTGHLCEMASAVCPTYHITGADCLVSAERIRHKPAFQTGEVESRHWLPAGKLTIGLTSGASTPDRILGEVMARLIDVAGESLPPEWSVRAGGA, from the coding sequence ATGGCCAGTCAGGTTGCGCTCACGCTTCCCGAAAGCGTCCACACGCGGTCACGTTTATTCGTCCAGTCCAGCACCCGTCAAACTGTCGCGCACCACTTCGGCAGCGCGATTGTCGAAGCCGTTCGTCAGCAGGATTACACCTGCCGGGCCGGCCGCCTCACCCTCCACCTGGCGCGTGAGTTTGGCTTCTGCTACGGCGTGGACGATGCCCTTGAGCTGGCTTACGAGGCACGGCGTCGGTTCCACGACCGAAAGATTTATCTGGCCGGGGAAATCATCCACAATCCGATGGTCAACGGGCAGCTTGCCGCCGTCGGAATTCACCCGCTCGACGGGTTGGCCCACCTCACCCCCCAGGATGTCGTCATCATTCCGGCCTTTGGCTTACCTACCCCGGAGTTGTCCCGGCTGCGCCAGACGGGCTGCACCCTCATTGACACCACGTGCGGTTCGGTCGTTCACGTGTGGAAACGGGTGGAACGCTACGCGCGCGACGGTTTCACCACCGTCATTCACGGGAAATACGACCACGAAGAAACCGCAGCAACCCGCTCGCAGGTACTGGCGGTGCCTGGTGGACGCTATGTTGTCGTCCGTGACCTGTCAGAAGCAGAGCGTCTGGCCGATGTCATCAGTGGACTGCAACCGGTGGACATGTTGCACGACTTCTTCGCCCGGTTCGCCTCGCCCGGCTTTGACCCCCGGCGTGACCTGGAAAAGATCGGTCTGGCCAACCAGACCACCATGCTGGCGAGCGAGTCCCTGGCGATTGCCGAGCGCCTGCGCGCGGCCATGGCCGTACGGTACGGCGAAGATGAAGTGCCGTTCCGTTTCCGGTCCTTCGACACAATTTGCAGCGCCACGCAGGTTCGGCAGGATGCCGTGGCGCAGTTGCTGGCGCACGGCCCCGACCTGATGCTCGTTGTCGGCGGCTACAACAGCAGCAACACCGGCCACCTCTGCGAAATGGCTTCGGCGGTCTGCCCGACCTACCACATTACGGGGGCGGACTGTCTGGTGTCGGCCGAACGCATCCGCCACAAGCCGGCTTTCCAGACCGGTGAAGTTGAGTCCCGACACTGGCTACCTGCCGGCAAGCTCACCATCGGGTTGACCTCCGGCGCCTCCACACCCGACCGCATCCTTGGGGAAGTGATGGCACGGCTCATTGACGTGGCCGGCGAGTCCCTTCCCCCGGAATGGTCTGTTCGGGCCGGCGGAGCGTAA
- a CDS encoding (Fe-S)-binding protein: MTIKNAIFIVLFFAAVGYFLFNAWRLIEYIRVGKPENRFDNLPRRLWDLLVIGFAQTKIMRHWWAGALHVAVFWGFCILTLASFEVVLEGFHPQASLYFLPGYGVLTCLQDIFGVLVLVASVTFLFRRYVTKPKRFSGREMTPASRLDATIILLMIIALMVTMFIANGTHPATNSVIFGFRPISDVVGLYLGGNQNELLFEAAWWGHAVVLFVFLNYLPFSKHLHVIASLPNVFFASHQSSGVLPKMDLEAEDIETFGASDIEHLTWKQLFDSYTCTECGRCTSVCPANNTGKPLSPRKIMMDIRHRIEEKGELTIGKLGTFTKGIAANGHGNGNGELPEHVKDVLAQKIISERFITPEELWACTTCQACMQECPVSIEHVPTIVDMRRNLVLQEADFPSELNTLFTNLENKYSPWAFSHDGRADWAEGLEIPLMSMIEADQKQVEVLFWVGCAGSYDDRYRKVVQSVARLLKKAGISFAILGKEEKCTGDPARRAGNEYLAQMLIQENVETLNNYKPRFKTVLTSCPHCFNAIKNEWSQFGGTFEVMHHSQYLSKLVADGRITPTQKIEATAVYHDSCYLGRSNGVYEEPRQVLVQIGTKLTEMERSRDKGMCCGAGGARMWMEEAAPRVNVERTRQALETKPDMIAAACPFCLTMLTDGLKAHNEERVKAFDIAELLDQATGGDR; the protein is encoded by the coding sequence ATGACCATCAAAAACGCCATCTTCATCGTGTTGTTCTTCGCCGCCGTCGGCTACTTCCTGTTCAATGCCTGGCGGCTCATCGAATACATCCGGGTCGGCAAGCCGGAAAACCGCTTTGACAATCTGCCCCGTCGGCTCTGGGACCTGCTCGTCATCGGGTTTGCCCAGACCAAAATCATGCGCCACTGGTGGGCCGGCGCGCTCCACGTCGCCGTCTTCTGGGGCTTCTGCATCCTGACGCTGGCTTCCTTCGAGGTCGTGCTGGAAGGCTTCCATCCGCAGGCTTCACTGTACTTTCTGCCCGGCTATGGCGTCCTGACCTGTTTGCAGGACATCTTTGGCGTGCTCGTCCTCGTCGCTTCTGTGACCTTCCTGTTCCGCCGCTACGTCACCAAGCCCAAGCGGTTTTCCGGGCGCGAGATGACCCCGGCCAGCCGGCTGGATGCCACCATCATCCTACTCATGATCATTGCCCTGATGGTGACGATGTTCATCGCCAACGGCACGCATCCGGCCACCAACAGCGTCATTTTCGGCTTCCGTCCGATTTCGGATGTCGTCGGACTTTACCTGGGTGGAAACCAGAACGAACTGCTGTTTGAAGCCGCGTGGTGGGGGCATGCCGTCGTGCTCTTCGTGTTTCTCAACTATCTGCCGTTCTCAAAGCACCTGCACGTCATTGCCTCCCTGCCGAATGTCTTTTTCGCCTCACATCAATCGTCAGGCGTACTACCCAAAATGGACCTCGAAGCCGAGGACATCGAAACCTTCGGCGCTTCGGACATCGAACACCTCACCTGGAAGCAGTTGTTTGACAGCTACACCTGTACGGAGTGCGGGCGCTGCACGTCCGTGTGTCCGGCCAACAACACGGGCAAGCCACTGTCGCCGCGCAAGATCATGATGGACATCCGCCACCGCATCGAGGAAAAGGGCGAGCTGACCATCGGCAAGCTGGGGACGTTCACCAAAGGCATTGCGGCCAACGGCCACGGCAATGGCAACGGGGAACTGCCCGAACATGTCAAAGACGTACTGGCGCAGAAAATCATCAGCGAACGGTTCATCACACCCGAAGAACTCTGGGCCTGTACGACCTGCCAGGCCTGCATGCAGGAGTGCCCGGTCAGCATCGAGCACGTGCCCACGATTGTGGATATGCGCCGCAACCTCGTCCTGCAGGAAGCCGACTTCCCCAGCGAACTGAACACGCTGTTTACAAACCTCGAAAACAAATACTCGCCGTGGGCTTTCAGCCATGACGGGCGCGCCGACTGGGCCGAAGGACTGGAAATACCACTGATGTCCATGATCGAAGCCGACCAGAAACAGGTCGAAGTGCTGTTCTGGGTGGGTTGCGCCGGGTCGTACGATGATCGCTACCGCAAGGTCGTCCAGTCTGTGGCGCGCCTGCTCAAAAAGGCCGGGATTTCCTTTGCCATTCTCGGCAAGGAGGAGAAATGTACCGGCGATCCGGCCCGCCGTGCCGGCAATGAGTACCTGGCCCAGATGCTCATTCAGGAAAACGTCGAAACACTGAACAACTACAAGCCTCGTTTCAAGACGGTGCTCACGTCCTGTCCACACTGCTTCAACGCCATCAAGAATGAATGGTCACAGTTTGGCGGCACGTTCGAGGTCATGCATCACAGCCAGTACCTGTCGAAACTCGTGGCCGACGGGCGCATCACGCCCACGCAGAAGATTGAAGCCACAGCGGTCTATCACGATTCCTGTTACTTGGGACGGTCGAATGGTGTCTATGAGGAGCCGCGCCAGGTGCTCGTCCAAATCGGCACGAAACTGACCGAAATGGAGCGCTCCCGCGACAAGGGCATGTGCTGTGGCGCGGGCGGTGCGCGCATGTGGATGGAAGAAGCGGCCCCGCGTGTCAACGTCGAACGGACGCGCCAGGCGCTCGAAACCAAGCCCGATATGATCGCGGCCGCCTGTCCCTTCTGCCTGACGATGCTGACCGACGGCCTCAAAGCCCACAACGAAGAGCGGGTCAAAGCCTTTGACATCGCCGAACTGCTCGATCAGGCAACGGGTGGCGACAGGTAG
- a CDS encoding DNA methyltransferase, giving the protein MTARKKRKSPDGTPTNDLVFSAYVGTNDEVFPFVLSLYVEPGSTVADVTYGKGVFWRNVPPDAYKLLATDLQSGVDCRSLPYQDGSIDCVVFDPPYMHTPGGTAHVDHQNYEGYYKNNLTRSEKKYHEAVLDLYFKAAREAWRVLREGGTYVVKCQDEVCANQQRLTHVEIINELQSYGFVVEDLFVVVRNGRPGVSRLLKQAHARKNHSYFLVFLKPKGRKRWAGLKNRLQITTNGTGKPRLPPAKNEEFPLFH; this is encoded by the coding sequence ATGACGGCCAGGAAAAAGCGTAAATCGCCGGACGGCACACCTACCAACGATCTCGTTTTCAGTGCATACGTCGGCACAAACGACGAGGTATTCCCGTTTGTCCTTTCTCTCTATGTTGAGCCTGGCAGCACTGTCGCTGACGTAACCTATGGGAAGGGGGTTTTCTGGCGAAATGTCCCTCCCGATGCGTACAAGCTCCTGGCGACTGACCTCCAGTCCGGGGTGGACTGTCGAAGCCTCCCATACCAGGATGGGTCTATTGACTGCGTTGTTTTCGACCCACCGTACATGCACACGCCCGGCGGGACAGCGCATGTTGACCATCAAAACTACGAGGGTTACTACAAGAACAATCTCACCAGGTCAGAGAAGAAGTACCACGAGGCAGTCCTTGACCTCTACTTCAAAGCAGCCCGCGAGGCGTGGCGGGTTCTAAGGGAAGGTGGGACTTACGTGGTCAAGTGCCAGGACGAGGTATGTGCCAATCAGCAACGCCTGACCCACGTTGAGATCATCAACGAACTTCAAAGTTATGGCTTTGTTGTGGAAGACCTCTTTGTTGTCGTGCGCAACGGAAGACCGGGGGTAAGCCGCCTGCTGAAGCAGGCTCACGCAAGAAAAAACCACTCCTATTTCCTTGTGTTTCTCAAGCCCAAGGGCCGGAAGCGATGGGCGGGACTCAAGAACCGACTGCAGATCACGACCAACGGTACAGGGAAACCACGGCTGCCCCCTGCTAAGAATGAAGAATTTCCTCTCTTTCACTGA
- a CDS encoding helix-turn-helix domain-containing protein produces MERRQDILVRFGSRVRELRLSKGYSQESFAAKCGLDRTYVGGIERGERNLALRNIENIAKALDISLSELMRGL; encoded by the coding sequence ATGGAACGTCGGCAGGATATTCTCGTTCGGTTTGGATCCCGGGTCCGGGAGTTGCGCTTGAGCAAAGGCTACTCACAGGAGTCTTTTGCGGCCAAGTGTGGTTTGGACCGGACCTACGTTGGCGGTATTGAGCGCGGCGAACGGAACCTCGCCCTTCGCAATATCGAGAACATTGCGAAAGCCTTGGATATATCCCTCTCAGAATTGATGCGTGGACTCTAA
- a CDS encoding LptF/LptG family permease — MFSARPMRLLDRYLIREILPYVATVFFLLTAVIFIHEAGRFSELFVVFARRGLSSTPLIKLVLSLLPGIVIFTLPVAFLVGVTMAMGRLSGDREIVALQAGGVGRWALLRPTLLVGIVVTCITGYNTLYLLPTAVNSLSQLKKTRSELLLRSIETYIKPGTFTEDLPGKILYVDRSDGEGKWQRIFIAETSAQPNEEPKIYSAESGQIIVGRTLQDSELRLEKARVYGQESRQPDEMTSYFVNASGSLTASFALGKEEGNPDLQAPPPGPELLAFPDLWRFKPNGPAQARAVATEIHKRMALPAACLIFALFGVALGVTTLRSGRSGGLFIGIVLALAFYLLMLGGERAARSGALPVALAVWLPNLLFLGLAGVMSGGIGQWVSRWAVWNWFWRGGRWVWELILYVGRRLWRRTSDTNLPNWLVVGRSTAFPAPRIRLGFPRIVDGMMFREAVGAFLLVLLGLVGIFHVFTLFELINPIVQNRIGFGIVAGYLLFLTPQILNYMLPFAVLVATLVTLGLLAKSAQLVVLYASGQSLYRLSLPLFLGGGLAALLMAGLQELVLPVSNPRQDYLRYQIRGGTLPPQTFHQKNRKWFRGRDHRMFNFAVFDTERNEFTSFGMYELHPTTARLMSRTYAAKARWDAVTEEWVLTNGWRRTFSGDGLETRRQPIGELRLKLAETPDYFRQSTTDIAKMSIGQLQQQVAELTAQGLDVENLQRAIQVKIAAPLACFIMVLVGIPFALTVGRRGAMVGIAIGIGLAVAFWGTVNLFEQLGYYRLLPLFWAAWGPNLLFGSGGLYLLLSAKT; from the coding sequence GTGTTTTCTGCCCGCCCTATGCGGCTTCTCGACCGCTATCTCATCCGTGAAATTCTGCCTTACGTCGCCACCGTCTTTTTTCTGCTGACGGCGGTGATTTTCATTCACGAGGCCGGACGTTTCTCGGAACTGTTCGTCGTCTTTGCCCGGCGTGGTCTGTCGAGCACGCCGCTTATCAAACTTGTTCTGTCGCTGCTGCCCGGCATTGTCATCTTCACCCTGCCGGTTGCGTTTCTGGTGGGCGTCACGATGGCCATGGGACGGTTGTCCGGCGACCGTGAAATCGTGGCCCTGCAGGCGGGCGGAGTGGGACGCTGGGCGCTGTTGCGTCCGACGCTGCTGGTCGGCATCGTCGTGACATGCATCACCGGCTACAACACCTTGTATCTGCTGCCGACGGCCGTCAACTCCCTCAGCCAACTCAAGAAAACGCGCTCCGAGCTGTTGCTGCGCAGTATCGAGACCTACATCAAGCCCGGCACGTTCACCGAAGACCTGCCAGGCAAGATTCTCTACGTTGACCGGAGCGACGGGGAGGGGAAGTGGCAGCGGATTTTCATTGCCGAGACTTCTGCCCAGCCGAACGAGGAACCCAAAATCTACTCGGCCGAGTCCGGGCAGATCATCGTCGGCAGGACGTTGCAGGACAGTGAGCTGCGGCTGGAAAAGGCGCGGGTCTATGGCCAGGAATCGCGGCAGCCGGACGAGATGACAAGCTACTTCGTGAATGCTTCGGGCAGCCTGACGGCCAGTTTTGCGCTTGGCAAGGAAGAGGGCAATCCTGACCTGCAGGCCCCGCCGCCGGGGCCGGAGTTGCTTGCCTTTCCCGACCTGTGGCGTTTCAAGCCCAACGGCCCGGCTCAGGCGCGGGCCGTGGCGACGGAGATACACAAACGGATGGCCCTGCCGGCGGCCTGCCTGATATTTGCACTCTTTGGGGTGGCGCTGGGGGTGACGACCCTGCGGAGTGGGCGGTCCGGGGGGTTGTTCATTGGCATCGTGCTGGCGCTGGCCTTTTACCTGCTGATGCTGGGGGGCGAGCGGGCAGCGCGCAGTGGCGCACTGCCCGTCGCGCTGGCGGTCTGGTTGCCCAACCTGCTGTTTCTGGGATTGGCCGGCGTGATGTCGGGTGGCATCGGGCAGTGGGTCTCGCGCTGGGCGGTCTGGAACTGGTTCTGGCGAGGGGGGCGTTGGGTCTGGGAACTGATCCTCTATGTGGGGCGGCGGCTGTGGCGCCGGACTTCTGACACGAACCTTCCGAACTGGCTGGTTGTGGGAAGGTCAACGGCATTCCCGGCGCCCCGCATCCGATTGGGATTTCCCCGGATCGTGGACGGCATGATGTTTCGTGAGGCCGTGGGGGCCTTTCTGCTCGTCCTGCTTGGGTTGGTGGGTATCTTCCACGTGTTCACGCTGTTTGAACTCATCAACCCGATTGTCCAGAACCGCATCGGTTTCGGGATTGTCGCCGGCTATCTGCTGTTTCTGACGCCCCAAATCCTGAACTACATGCTGCCCTTTGCCGTGCTGGTGGCCACGCTTGTCACCCTGGGGCTGCTGGCGAAATCCGCCCAGCTCGTGGTGCTCTATGCCAGCGGGCAGAGCCTTTACCGGCTGTCGCTGCCGCTGTTTCTGGGTGGCGGGCTGGCTGCGCTGCTGATGGCTGGCCTGCAGGAACTCGTCCTGCCTGTCTCGAATCCGCGTCAGGATTACCTGCGTTACCAGATTCGCGGCGGGACATTGCCGCCGCAGACCTTCCATCAGAAAAACCGCAAGTGGTTTCGCGGGCGCGACCACCGGATGTTCAACTTTGCCGTCTTCGACACCGAGCGCAACGAGTTTACGAGTTTTGGCATGTATGAACTTCATCCCACGACGGCCCGGCTGATGTCACGTACCTATGCGGCCAAAGCCCGGTGGGACGCCGTAACCGAAGAGTGGGTACTGACCAATGGCTGGCGCCGGACGTTTTCGGGCGACGGGCTGGAAACCCGGCGCCAGCCCATCGGCGAACTGCGCCTCAAACTGGCAGAAACGCCGGATTACTTCCGGCAAAGCACGACGGACATCGCCAAAATGAGTATCGGCCAGTTGCAGCAACAGGTGGCGGAACTCACCGCGCAGGGGCTGGATGTCGAAAACCTGCAAAGGGCTATTCAGGTGAAAATTGCCGCTCCGCTGGCCTGCTTCATCATGGTGCTGGTTGGCATTCCTTTTGCTCTTACCGTCGGGCGGCGCGGGGCCATGGTGGGAATTGCCATCGGTATTGGGCTGGCCGTGGCGTTCTGGGGGACGGTCAACCTGTTTGAGCAACTCGGTTACTATCGCCTGCTGCCGCTGTTCTGGGCGGCCTGGGGGCCGAACCTGTTGTTCGGCAGCGGCGGGCTGTATCTCCTGCTGTCCGCCAAAACCTGA
- a CDS encoding GWxTD domain-containing protein, translating into MSNLKDIGRLVLAVGLGIATALAPLATYAQEDSQPKKKKPRKIELDKIYQRWVNEDVDYIITPEERAAFKKLQTDEEREEFIEQFWLRRDPDPDTPENEYREEYYRRIAYANEKFTSGIPGWKTDRGRIYITWGPPDSVESRPAGGPYERPIYEGGGTTSTYPFEIWFYRYLEGVGSGIEIEFVDPTGSGEYRIARNADEKDALLFVPNAGLTLAEQLGLASKVDRPFFNPGNRYGNNPLYPMRTQDMPFERLAILTNLQRAPSVRYRQLAERVDQQVEFDVLPFDVRTDFLRAGESAIVTTFTLMFNNGDLGFKDEGGIQKAQLNIYARVSALTGKRVGIFEEAPIITYQQSQFEVGRKLNSVYQKSLILPPGNYKIDFVVRDVTSGHTGIVRQGFEVPRYSPEALSTSSLILADLVEPVTRVSGSQFIIGANKVRPSVTQRFKQNQSLGVYMQVYNVQIDQASLRPAIEVEYVITNVKTGQEVQRIREDGKNGISDLSGYGQQIVLGRLIPLEKLEPGSYEVTVVVTDKVARKTLTPKTFFTVEPAKS; encoded by the coding sequence ATGTCAAATCTGAAGGATATTGGGCGTTTGGTGCTGGCCGTCGGGCTGGGGATCGCTACGGCGCTGGCGCCTCTGGCGACGTACGCGCAGGAAGATTCACAACCCAAGAAGAAGAAACCGCGCAAGATTGAACTCGACAAAATTTACCAGCGTTGGGTCAACGAAGACGTGGACTACATCATCACGCCGGAAGAGCGCGCAGCCTTCAAAAAACTTCAGACCGACGAAGAGCGCGAGGAATTCATCGAGCAGTTCTGGCTGCGGCGCGACCCGGACCCGGACACGCCGGAAAATGAGTACCGCGAGGAATACTACCGGCGCATTGCCTATGCCAATGAAAAGTTCACCTCCGGCATTCCCGGCTGGAAGACGGACCGGGGGCGTATTTACATCACCTGGGGGCCGCCGGATAGCGTCGAATCGCGTCCGGCCGGGGGGCCTTACGAGCGCCCGATTTACGAAGGCGGCGGAACGACCTCGACCTACCCGTTCGAGATTTGGTTCTACCGGTATCTGGAAGGCGTCGGTTCGGGCATCGAGATCGAGTTCGTGGACCCGACGGGAAGCGGCGAATACCGCATTGCCCGCAACGCCGATGAAAAGGATGCCCTGTTGTTTGTTCCGAACGCCGGCTTGACCCTGGCTGAGCAGCTTGGGCTGGCCTCGAAGGTGGACCGGCCGTTCTTCAATCCCGGCAACCGGTATGGCAACAATCCGCTGTATCCGATGCGGACGCAGGACATGCCCTTCGAGCGCCTGGCGATTCTCACCAATCTCCAACGCGCCCCCTCGGTACGCTATCGCCAGTTGGCCGAGCGGGTTGACCAACAGGTGGAGTTCGACGTGCTGCCGTTCGACGTGCGCACGGACTTCCTGCGCGCCGGCGAATCCGCCATCGTGACGACCTTTACCCTGATGTTCAACAACGGCGACCTGGGCTTCAAGGATGAGGGTGGCATTCAGAAAGCCCAGCTCAACATCTATGCCCGCGTGTCGGCGCTGACCGGCAAACGGGTGGGGATTTTCGAGGAAGCGCCCATCATCACCTATCAGCAGTCCCAGTTCGAGGTCGGACGCAAACTCAACTCCGTCTATCAGAAAAGCCTGATCCTGCCGCCGGGCAACTACAAGATTGACTTCGTTGTCCGCGATGTGACGAGCGGGCACACCGGCATCGTCCGCCAGGGTTTTGAAGTGCCGCGCTACTCGCCGGAGGCGCTTTCGACGAGTTCACTCATTCTGGCCGACCTCGTCGAGCCGGTCACGCGCGTTTCGGGCAGCCAGTTCATCATCGGCGCCAACAAAGTGCGGCCGAGTGTGACGCAGCGCTTCAAGCAGAATCAGTCGTTGGGGGTGTACATGCAGGTGTACAACGTCCAGATTGACCAGGCTTCACTGCGTCCGGCCATCGAAGTCGAATACGTTATCACCAATGTCAAGACCGGGCAGGAAGTGCAGCGTATCCGTGAGGACGGCAAAAATGGCATTTCCGACCTGAGCGGTTACGGACAGCAGATTGTGCTGGGGCGGCTCATCCCGCTCGAAAAGCTGGAGCCGGGCAGCTATGAAGTCACCGTGGTCGTGACCGACAAAGTGGCCCGGAAGACGCTCACGCCCAAGACGTTCTTCACTGTCGAGCCGGCCAAATCCTGA
- a CDS encoding MFS transporter gives MSHVPAPHRVAPATTDAADAGASASASRYAWYILFILTLVQVVNYVDRQIIPPLLKPIQDELNLSNTAVGFLGTAFMLVHSLAAIPLGVLADRVARRKIIAAGVGFWSLATAGAGFASSYSHLLLARGAVGVGEAAYAPAATSLLSDMFPARMWAKVIGIFNLGLVIGAAVGLVLGGVLSEKIGWRACFFVVGLPGLLLTVVVWLFREPPRSHLTEPPKWADMVQVLHIKSFWLVIAGAASVTFAAGALVHFLPKLVTEVYAVPSSQAAVRLTPIVIAAFLGVIAGGVIADWLQQRFAAGRALTMAVAFLLGAPFLYWGLYAPTLGQFITAGFIATFFMSFYHGPVAAIVTDLVPASLRATAIAFYMFAIHILGDMPSPVIVGFLSDVIAGEQASAAVMTEALRQAMLLCVAATALSGIIFAGVSPVLRRRAVAIEPVSA, from the coding sequence ATGAGTCATGTTCCGGCGCCCCATCGGGTTGCGCCTGCGACGACGGACGCGGCTGACGCCGGGGCTTCGGCGTCAGCTTCGCGTTATGCCTGGTACATCCTGTTCATCCTTACCCTGGTGCAGGTGGTCAACTACGTTGACCGGCAAATTATCCCGCCCTTACTCAAGCCCATTCAGGACGAGCTGAATCTGAGCAACACTGCGGTCGGGTTCCTCGGGACGGCCTTTATGCTGGTGCATTCCCTGGCGGCCATCCCACTGGGGGTGCTTGCCGACCGTGTGGCGCGCCGGAAAATCATTGCCGCCGGTGTCGGCTTCTGGAGTCTGGCGACGGCAGGGGCCGGATTTGCGTCATCCTACAGTCACCTCCTGCTGGCACGTGGCGCGGTGGGGGTGGGCGAAGCAGCTTATGCGCCGGCGGCCACCTCCCTGCTCAGTGACATGTTCCCGGCGCGGATGTGGGCCAAGGTCATCGGGATTTTCAATCTTGGACTGGTCATTGGCGCGGCCGTGGGGTTGGTGCTGGGCGGCGTGTTGAGCGAGAAAATCGGCTGGCGGGCCTGTTTTTTCGTCGTCGGCCTGCCGGGCCTGCTCCTGACCGTTGTCGTCTGGCTGTTTCGTGAGCCGCCCCGCAGTCACCTGACCGAACCGCCAAAATGGGCCGACATGGTTCAGGTGCTGCATATCAAGTCGTTCTGGCTGGTCATTGCCGGAGCGGCCAGCGTGACCTTCGCCGCCGGGGCTCTGGTGCACTTCCTGCCGAAGCTGGTCACGGAAGTCTATGCCGTTCCCTCGTCACAGGCCGCCGTGCGGCTGACGCCCATCGTGATTGCGGCGTTCCTGGGAGTGATTGCCGGAGGGGTCATCGCCGACTGGTTGCAGCAGCGGTTTGCGGCCGGACGCGCCCTCACCATGGCCGTGGCCTTTCTGCTCGGCGCCCCTTTCCTGTACTGGGGATTGTACGCCCCCACGTTGGGCCAGTTCATCACGGCCGGTTTCATCGCCACGTTCTTTATGAGCTTCTACCACGGACCCGTCGCGGCCATTGTCACTGATCTCGTCCCCGCTTCGCTGCGTGCCACGGCCATTGCCTTTTACATGTTCGCCATTCACATCCTGGGGGATATGCCTTCGCCGGTCATCGTGGGATTCCTGTCGGACGTGATTGCCGGTGAACAGGCTTCGGCGGCGGTGATGACCGAGGCGCTCCGGCAGGCAATGTTGCTGTGTGTGGCCGCCACGGCTCTCAGCGGGATTATCTTTGCCGGCGTGTCGCCGGTTTTGCGGCGGCGCGCAGTGGCCATTGAACCTGTCTCCGCATAG
- a CDS encoding BrxA/BrxB family bacilliredoxin codes for MMYGFDMERALRAMRAELTNHGVQELRTPEEVDAVLGKKEGTALVVVNSVCGCAAGAARPGVVEALKTSTVLPDHITTVFAGQDKEATARAREYFKGFAPSSPSVWLLKEGEVVFKLERHQIEHRSASDIAADIRTALQKHCNRAGVATA; via the coding sequence ATGATGTACGGATTCGATATGGAGCGCGCGCTGCGCGCCATGCGTGCGGAATTGACCAATCATGGTGTGCAGGAACTGCGCACGCCGGAAGAAGTGGATGCCGTTCTGGGCAAAAAAGAGGGCACGGCGCTGGTCGTCGTCAACTCAGTGTGCGGGTGCGCCGCTGGGGCGGCGCGTCCGGGCGTCGTTGAGGCGCTCAAGACCAGTACCGTCCTGCCGGACCACATCACCACCGTTTTTGCCGGGCAGGACAAGGAAGCCACGGCGCGGGCGCGTGAGTACTTCAAGGGTTTTGCGCCCTCTTCGCCTTCGGTCTGGCTGCTCAAGGAGGGGGAGGTGGTCTTCAAGCTGGAGCGACACCAGATCGAGCACCGGAGCGCCAGTGACATTGCGGCTGACATCCGTACGGCCCTCCAGAAGCACTGTAACCGCGCCGGTGTGGCGACGGCCTAG